The following coding sequences are from one Salvia hispanica cultivar TCC Black 2014 chromosome 3, UniMelb_Shisp_WGS_1.0, whole genome shotgun sequence window:
- the LOC125209116 gene encoding uncharacterized protein LOC125209116 isoform X2 — MRATYLFIFFILFMREAIFTHTVASLSKGLPHSHFFYLKREVLRPPPAPIAASGPREIPPSPPPPPPHVPKVDFCHCWDLVLHPHPDFDILVPMFSVVEFCKSEKLFNKSLWKSKNMMTCCGSNLLYLYNISM; from the exons atgagagCAACAtatctcttcatctttttcaTCTTGTTCATGCGAGAAGCCATTTTCACACACACCGTTGCTTCTCTCTCTAAGGGGCTTCCgcattcacattttttttatctgaaACGAGAAGTCCTGAGGCCGCCGCCGGCGCCAATAGCTGCATCAGGTCCTCGCGAGAttccgccgtcgccgccgcctccgccaCCACATGTCCCCAAG GTCGATTTTTGCCATTGCTGGGACTTGGTTCTGCATCCCCATCctgattttgatattttggtcCCAATGTTTTCGGTTGTGGAATTTTGCAAATCTGAAAAATTGTTCAATAAAA GTTTATGGAAATCGAAGAATATGATGACTTGTTGTGGAtcaaatttgttatatttatat aatatttctaTGTAA
- the LOC125209116 gene encoding uncharacterized protein LOC125209116 isoform X1 — translation MRATYLFIFFILFMREAIFTHTVASLSKGLPHSHFFYLKREVLRPPPAPIAASGPREIPPSPPPPPPHVPKVDFCHCWDLVLHPHPDFDILVPMFSVVEFCKSEKLFNKSLWKSKNMMTCCGSNLLYLYVMDGSQCIFLFQ, via the exons atgagagCAACAtatctcttcatctttttcaTCTTGTTCATGCGAGAAGCCATTTTCACACACACCGTTGCTTCTCTCTCTAAGGGGCTTCCgcattcacattttttttatctgaaACGAGAAGTCCTGAGGCCGCCGCCGGCGCCAATAGCTGCATCAGGTCCTCGCGAGAttccgccgtcgccgccgcctccgccaCCACATGTCCCCAAG GTCGATTTTTGCCATTGCTGGGACTTGGTTCTGCATCCCCATCctgattttgatattttggtcCCAATGTTTTCGGTTGTGGAATTTTGCAAATCTGAAAAATTGTTCAATAAAA GTTTATGGAAATCGAAGAATATGATGACTTGTTGTGGAtcaaatttgttatatttatatgtgatGGATGGAAGTCAATGTATTTTcctatttcaataa